A genomic window from Aquitalea aquatilis includes:
- a CDS encoding enoyl-CoA hydratase: protein MTHYAHLQVEIRSHTAQVTIDNPPANTWNRASLNALKQLVADLNADDNIYALVITGSGSKFFSAGADLNLFADGNKLVATEMTMLFGEAFEALAAFRGVSIAAINGYAMGGGLECALACDIRIAEVQAQMALPEAAVGLLPCAGGTQQLPWLVGEGWAKRMILCGERVDADTAERIGLVEEVVGQGQALEAALKLAEKVARQSPSSVKVCKQLVQRARIEPPGYNLIHEREQFIKLFDTADQQEGVQAFLAKRTPQWHNR, encoded by the coding sequence ATGACACATTACGCTCATCTGCAAGTGGAAATACGCAGCCACACCGCCCAGGTCACCATCGACAACCCGCCAGCCAATACCTGGAACCGCGCCAGCCTGAACGCGCTCAAGCAGCTGGTGGCAGACCTGAACGCGGACGACAACATCTACGCGCTGGTGATCACCGGCAGTGGCAGCAAGTTCTTTTCCGCCGGGGCCGACCTCAACCTGTTTGCCGACGGCAACAAGCTGGTGGCCACCGAAATGACCATGCTGTTTGGCGAGGCTTTCGAGGCGCTGGCGGCTTTCCGTGGCGTCAGCATTGCCGCCATCAATGGCTACGCCATGGGCGGCGGACTGGAATGCGCATTGGCCTGCGATATCCGCATTGCCGAGGTACAGGCACAAATGGCGCTGCCGGAAGCCGCTGTCGGCCTGTTGCCCTGCGCCGGGGGCACCCAGCAACTGCCATGGCTGGTGGGCGAAGGCTGGGCCAAACGCATGATTCTGTGTGGCGAGCGGGTGGACGCCGATACCGCCGAGCGCATCGGCCTGGTTGAAGAGGTGGTTGGCCAGGGCCAGGCGCTGGAAGCCGCGCTCAAGCTGGCGGAAAAAGTGGCCCGGCAGTCGCCCTCCTCGGTCAAGGTGTGCAAGCAGCTGGTACAGCGCGCGCGCATCGAGCCGCCCGGCTATAACCTGATTCACGAACGCGAGCAGTTCATAAAGCTGTTCGACACTGCCGACCAGCAGGAAGGCGTGCAGGCCTTCCTCGCCAAACGTACGCCACAATGGCACAACCGCTGA
- a CDS encoding 3-hydroxybutyryl-CoA dehydrogenase, translating to MSLRNIAVVGAGTMGNGIAQVFAMHGFDVKLADVSEPALHKGLAAIRNSLARMAKKGSIAEADIATVLSHIHPTTLLADLADRDLVVEAATENPAIKESIFRELGNIVRADAILASNTSSISLTRIAAWVPQPERVVGMHFMNPVPLMQLVEIIRAIQTSDHTYQKVFELAVDLGKTPVTVKDGPGFVSNRILMPMINEAAFALFENLATAEDIDTVMKLGMNHPIGPLALADLIGLDTCLSIMDILHSEFRDSKYRACPLLVQLVAAGQLGRKSGKGFYHYD from the coding sequence ATGAGCCTTCGCAACATCGCAGTCGTCGGCGCCGGCACCATGGGCAACGGCATTGCCCAGGTTTTCGCCATGCACGGCTTTGACGTGAAACTGGCGGATGTCAGTGAACCTGCCCTGCACAAGGGGCTGGCCGCCATTCGCAACAGCCTGGCGCGCATGGCGAAGAAAGGCAGCATTGCCGAAGCCGACATCGCCACGGTGCTGTCACACATTCACCCCACTACCCTGCTTGCCGATCTGGCCGACCGCGACCTGGTGGTAGAAGCCGCGACGGAAAATCCGGCCATCAAGGAATCCATCTTCCGCGAGCTGGGCAATATCGTGCGCGCGGATGCCATCCTGGCCTCCAACACCTCCTCCATCTCGCTGACCCGCATTGCCGCCTGGGTGCCACAACCGGAGCGAGTGGTGGGCATGCATTTCATGAACCCGGTGCCGCTGATGCAGCTGGTGGAGATCATCCGCGCCATCCAGACAAGCGACCACACCTACCAGAAGGTATTCGAACTGGCGGTAGACCTGGGCAAGACGCCGGTCACGGTCAAGGATGGCCCGGGCTTTGTCTCCAACCGCATCCTGATGCCGATGATCAACGAAGCCGCCTTTGCCCTGTTCGAAAACCTGGCCACGGCGGAAGACATCGACACCGTGATGAAGCTGGGCATGAACCACCCCATCGGCCCCTTGGCGCTGGCCGACCTCATCGGCCTGGATACCTGCCTGTCCATCATGGACATCCTCCACAGCGAATTCCGTGACAGCAAATACCGCGCCTGCCCGCTGCTGGTACAGCTGGTCGCCGCCGGCCAGCTGGGCCGCAAGAGCGGCAAGGGCTTTTATCACTACGACTGA
- a CDS encoding acetyl-CoA C-acyltransferase translates to MQQQESIVIVGMARTAMGGFQGMFAGQSASQLGAAAIRAAVERSGVPATEVDEVIMGCVLPAGQGQAPARQAALGAGLPLAAGCTTINKMCGSGMKAAMLAHDLLLAGSASVMVAGGMESMSNSPYLIPKARGGLRLGHGEIKDHMFLDGLEDAYDKGKLMGVFAENCAGEYGFSREAQDAFAIASLTRAQEAIAAGRFREEITPVLVAGKNGEQALDIDEQPLKARLDKIASLKPAFREDGTVTAANSSSISDGAAALVLMTASEAARRGLKPLARLLAHATHAQEPGLFTTAPVGAIRKLLAKTGWTVGDVDLFEINEAFAVVTMAAMHDLALPHDKVNVHGGACALGHPIGASGARVMVTLLSALRQHGGKRGVASLCIGGGEATAVALELL, encoded by the coding sequence ATGCAACAGCAAGAATCGATTGTCATCGTGGGCATGGCCCGTACCGCCATGGGCGGCTTTCAGGGCATGTTTGCCGGTCAGAGCGCCAGCCAGTTGGGCGCTGCTGCCATCCGCGCGGCAGTGGAGCGCTCAGGCGTTCCTGCCACCGAGGTCGATGAGGTGATCATGGGCTGCGTGCTGCCCGCTGGCCAGGGGCAGGCTCCGGCCCGCCAGGCAGCGCTGGGCGCCGGGCTGCCGCTGGCGGCTGGCTGCACCACCATCAACAAGATGTGCGGCTCCGGCATGAAGGCAGCCATGCTGGCACACGACCTGCTGCTGGCGGGTTCGGCCAGCGTGATGGTGGCCGGTGGCATGGAAAGCATGAGCAATTCGCCCTATCTGATTCCCAAGGCGCGTGGCGGCCTGCGGCTGGGGCATGGCGAGATCAAGGACCACATGTTTCTGGACGGGCTGGAAGATGCCTACGACAAGGGCAAGCTGATGGGGGTCTTCGCCGAAAACTGTGCCGGTGAGTACGGTTTCAGCCGCGAGGCGCAGGATGCGTTTGCCATCGCCTCGCTCACCCGCGCACAGGAGGCCATTGCCGCCGGGCGCTTCCGCGAGGAAATCACCCCGGTGCTGGTAGCGGGCAAGAATGGCGAACAGGCACTGGATATCGACGAGCAGCCGCTCAAGGCCAGGCTGGACAAGATTGCCAGCCTCAAGCCGGCGTTTCGCGAGGATGGCACGGTGACCGCTGCCAATTCCAGCTCCATTTCCGATGGTGCAGCCGCGCTGGTGTTGATGACGGCCAGCGAAGCGGCGCGCCGTGGGCTCAAACCGCTGGCACGGCTGCTGGCCCACGCCACCCATGCGCAGGAGCCGGGGCTGTTTACTACCGCGCCGGTGGGGGCCATTCGCAAACTGCTGGCCAAGACCGGCTGGACGGTGGGTGATGTCGACCTGTTCGAAATCAACGAAGCCTTTGCCGTGGTCACCATGGCGGCCATGCATGATCTGGCCTTGCCGCACGACAAGGTGAATGTGCATGGTGGTGCCTGTGCGCTGGGTCACCCCATCGGCGCTTCCGGCGCACGGGTGATGGTGACGCTGCTATCGGCCCTGCGCCAGCATGGTGGCAAGCGCGGTGTGGCCAGTCTGTGCATAGGTGGTGGCGAGGCCACGGCGGTGGCGCTGGAGTTGCTGTAA
- a CDS encoding MerR family transcriptional regulator codes for MAEQTFTISELAREFDVTTRTIRFYEDQGLLEPQRAGQRRIYSRRDRVRLMLILRGKRIGLSLLEIRELFELYDAASNDEPQLREFIRILSRKEQQLQEQMDDIRVVMGEISQIRSQCEKALGKQTTSTP; via the coding sequence ATGGCCGAACAGACTTTTACCATCAGCGAGCTGGCGCGCGAATTCGATGTCACCACGCGCACCATCCGCTTTTACGAAGACCAGGGTTTGCTGGAGCCGCAGCGGGCGGGGCAGCGCCGCATCTACAGCCGGCGCGACCGGGTAAGGCTGATGCTGATCCTGCGAGGCAAGCGCATCGGCTTGTCCCTGCTGGAGATCCGCGAACTGTTCGAGCTGTACGACGCCGCCAGCAACGACGAACCGCAATTGCGCGAGTTCATCCGCATTCTCAGCCGCAAGGAACAGCAATTGCAGGAGCAAATGGACGATATCCGCGTGGTGATGGGCGAGATCAGCCAGATCCGCAGCCAGTGCGAGAAGGCACTGGGCAAACAGACAACATCAACACCATAG
- a CDS encoding acyl-CoA dehydrogenase family protein has product MDFALNEQQLAFQDSARDFASSRLAPFAAEWDLEETFPLTTIREAGDMGFLGLYTPESYGGLGLSRLDAAIVFEELAAGCTSTAAYLTIHNMVSWMIASFGSPALAGEWVPRMVSGELLGSYCLTEPGAGSDAASLKTRADKQGDGYVLNGSKMFISGAGSTDVLVVMARTGGPGPKGVSAFVVPANAPGVQYGKKEKKMGWNSQPTRAITFDNVHIPAGNLLGEEGMGFAYAMKGLDGGRINIATCAVGTAQAALNAAQCYVQERQQFGQPLAEFQTVQFRLADMLTELVAARQMVRLAAFKLDSGSPDASTYCAMAKRFATDLSFNVANNALQLFGGYGYLKDFPLERHVRDARVHQILEGTNEVMRMIVARQLLKDGALENLR; this is encoded by the coding sequence ATGGACTTTGCACTCAACGAACAGCAACTGGCGTTTCAGGACAGCGCGCGTGACTTTGCCAGCAGCCGCCTGGCCCCGTTTGCTGCCGAATGGGATCTGGAAGAAACCTTTCCGCTCACCACCATCCGCGAAGCCGGCGACATGGGTTTTCTCGGCCTGTACACGCCGGAAAGCTACGGCGGGCTGGGGCTGTCGCGGCTGGATGCCGCCATCGTGTTTGAAGAACTGGCTGCCGGCTGCACCTCTACCGCCGCCTATCTCACCATCCACAATATGGTGAGCTGGATGATTGCCAGCTTCGGCAGCCCCGCACTGGCCGGGGAATGGGTGCCGCGCATGGTCAGCGGCGAATTGCTGGGCAGTTACTGTCTGACCGAGCCGGGTGCCGGCTCCGATGCCGCCTCGCTCAAGACCCGTGCCGACAAACAGGGTGATGGCTATGTGCTGAACGGCAGCAAGATGTTCATCTCCGGCGCAGGCAGCACCGATGTGCTGGTGGTGATGGCCCGTACCGGCGGCCCCGGCCCCAAAGGCGTGTCGGCCTTTGTGGTGCCGGCCAATGCGCCCGGTGTGCAATATGGCAAGAAAGAAAAAAAGATGGGCTGGAACAGCCAGCCCACCCGCGCCATCACTTTCGACAATGTGCACATCCCGGCCGGCAACCTGCTGGGCGAGGAAGGCATGGGCTTTGCCTATGCCATGAAGGGGCTGGATGGCGGGCGCATCAATATTGCCACTTGTGCCGTTGGCACCGCCCAGGCCGCACTGAATGCGGCCCAATGCTATGTGCAGGAACGGCAGCAGTTTGGCCAGCCGCTGGCCGAATTCCAGACCGTGCAGTTTCGCCTGGCCGACATGCTGACCGAGCTGGTGGCCGCCCGGCAGATGGTGCGTCTGGCCGCCTTCAAGCTGGATAGCGGCAGCCCGGATGCCAGCACCTATTGCGCCATGGCCAAACGCTTTGCCACCGATCTGTCCTTCAATGTCGCCAATAATGCCTTGCAGCTGTTTGGCGGCTATGGCTATCTGAAGGACTTCCCGCTGGAGCGCCATGTCCGCGATGCCCGCGTGCACCAGATTCTGGAAGGCACCAACGAGGTGATGCGCATGATCGTCGCCCGGCAGTTGCTGAAAGACGGCGCACTGGAAAACCTCCGTTGA
- a CDS encoding enoyl-CoA hydratase/isomerase family protein, translating to MDTVLFEQLPCADGKRLGIATLNSEKSLNALTLEMIRLLQPQLAAWEADPNIAAVLLRGAGEKAFCAGGDVRALREALLADDSHPQPQVLAFFHEEYMLDYHIHCYAKPLIVWGHGIVMGGGLGLMAGASHRVATSATRIAMPEITIGLYPDVAGSWFLQRMPARVGLFLGLTGAPLNAHDALICNLADHVLDTDAWPLLLEQLQQQYWDADTATRSAQVSALLSQLEQAARSSLPASNVAPNLLAIHQLMTQGDLATVADALGNQDFDNDWLASAAKNFRHGCPVSAAVTWEIFQRARHLSLAEALRMELILSLNFCHKPDFREGVRALLVDKDRQPQWHYRQLADIPQDWVDSHFVAPWPAAEHPLASLQ from the coding sequence ATGGACACCGTACTGTTTGAACAACTGCCTTGTGCCGACGGCAAGCGCCTGGGCATTGCCACCCTCAACAGCGAAAAATCGCTGAACGCGCTGACGCTGGAAATGATTCGTCTGCTGCAGCCACAGTTGGCCGCCTGGGAGGCCGACCCAAACATCGCCGCCGTGCTGCTGCGCGGTGCCGGCGAAAAAGCCTTCTGTGCCGGTGGCGATGTGCGCGCCTTGCGCGAGGCCTTGCTGGCCGACGACAGCCACCCACAGCCGCAGGTGCTGGCCTTCTTCCACGAAGAATACATGCTGGACTACCACATCCACTGCTATGCCAAGCCGCTCATCGTCTGGGGCCACGGCATCGTGATGGGTGGCGGGCTGGGACTGATGGCCGGGGCCAGCCACCGCGTGGCCACCAGCGCCACCCGCATTGCCATGCCGGAAATCACCATCGGCCTGTATCCGGACGTGGCCGGCAGCTGGTTTCTGCAACGCATGCCGGCCCGCGTAGGGCTGTTCCTCGGCCTGACTGGCGCACCGCTGAATGCGCACGACGCGCTGATCTGCAATCTGGCCGACCACGTACTGGACACTGACGCCTGGCCGCTGCTGCTGGAGCAGCTGCAGCAGCAATACTGGGATGCCGACACCGCCACCCGCAGCGCCCAGGTTTCCGCCCTGCTCAGCCAGCTGGAACAGGCCGCACGCAGCAGCCTGCCGGCGTCCAATGTCGCCCCCAACCTATTGGCCATCCATCAGCTGATGACCCAGGGCGATCTGGCCACAGTGGCCGATGCCCTCGGCAATCAGGACTTCGACAACGACTGGCTGGCGAGCGCAGCCAAAAACTTCCGCCACGGCTGCCCGGTGTCGGCTGCCGTCACCTGGGAAATCTTCCAACGTGCACGACACCTGTCGCTGGCCGAAGCACTGCGCATGGAGCTGATCCTGTCGCTCAATTTCTGCCACAAGCCGGACTTCCGCGAGGGTGTGCGCGCCCTGCTGGTAGACAAGGACAGACAGCCGCAATGGCATTACCGCCAGCTAGCCGACATCCCGCAGGACTGGGTGGACAGCCACTTTGTGGCACCGTGGCCGGCAGCGGAACATCCGCTGGCC
- a CDS encoding AI-2E family transporter: MTQKPFPSISVMAVLRIAVMGLLILSCIKVIQPFLGALTWAAIIAISAWPLFTRLRLRLNGRAKLAAMLIVGGLSLTLAIPIGLMALTLADTIPQLTNMSRDLTSFHLPDAPNWVSTLPLAGDSLHKFWVSVQLDLPGFIEKIRPAINKAALWALESGASASLSMLEIVLAIVIAGLLLINGDKLWDGAELAISKLGGATADELPEVIARTIRSVTTGVVGTALAQTVLCVIGLLIAGVPGALVLGFLCFIVAVAQLPTLLIWLPAALWVFYTGQTGLGIFLLVWGFLLVNTIDNVLKPLLISQGAQMPLSIIFMGVIGGLLAWGLLGLFIGPTLLAVGFTLFQHWLKPENYPVDDETDSQPCVEPERQA; this comes from the coding sequence ATGACCCAAAAGCCCTTCCCCAGCATCAGTGTGATGGCAGTATTGCGCATCGCCGTGATGGGCCTGCTCATCCTGTCCTGCATCAAGGTGATCCAGCCTTTTCTGGGTGCGCTGACCTGGGCCGCCATCATCGCCATCTCGGCCTGGCCGCTGTTTACCCGCCTGCGTCTGCGCCTGAATGGTCGTGCCAAACTGGCCGCCATGTTGATTGTCGGCGGACTGTCACTGACCCTGGCCATTCCCATCGGGCTGATGGCACTGACGCTGGCCGATACCATACCGCAGCTCACCAATATGTCGCGCGACCTCACCAGCTTTCATCTGCCGGATGCACCGAACTGGGTAAGCACCCTGCCGCTGGCCGGGGATTCACTGCACAAGTTCTGGGTAAGTGTGCAGCTTGACCTGCCCGGTTTCATCGAAAAAATCCGCCCGGCCATCAACAAGGCTGCATTATGGGCGCTGGAAAGTGGAGCTTCGGCCAGCCTCAGCATGCTGGAAATCGTGCTGGCCATCGTCATCGCCGGCCTGCTGCTGATCAATGGCGACAAGCTGTGGGACGGGGCCGAGCTGGCTATCAGCAAACTGGGAGGAGCCACCGCCGACGAACTGCCGGAAGTCATCGCCCGCACCATCCGCAGCGTCACCACCGGCGTGGTGGGCACGGCCCTGGCGCAGACCGTGCTGTGTGTGATCGGCCTGTTGATTGCCGGGGTGCCCGGCGCGCTGGTACTGGGCTTTCTCTGCTTCATCGTGGCCGTGGCCCAGCTGCCCACGCTGCTGATCTGGCTGCCGGCGGCGCTGTGGGTGTTCTACACCGGCCAGACCGGGCTGGGTATTTTCCTGCTGGTATGGGGCTTTTTGCTGGTCAACACCATCGACAACGTGCTCAAGCCGTTGCTGATCAGCCAGGGTGCGCAAATGCCGCTGTCCATCATTTTCATGGGGGTGATCGGCGGTTTGCTGGCCTGGGGTTTGCTGGGCTTGTTCATCGGCCCCACCCTGCTGGCGGTGGGCTTTACCCTGTTCCAGCACTGGCTGAAGCCGGAAAACTATCCGGTGGACGATGAAACCGATAGCCAGCCTTGCGTTGAGCCAGAACGGCAGGCCTGA
- a CDS encoding CoA-acylating methylmalonate-semialdehyde dehydrogenase produces MNQAVPTVKLLINGEFVESHSQQWRDIINPATQQVLARVPMATPDEVNAAVASAKAAFKSWRKTPIGARARIFLKYQQLIREHMQELAALLTAEQGKTLADAEGDIFRGLEVVEHAASIGNLQLGEYAENVAGGVDTYTVQQALGVCAGITPFNFPAMIPLWMFPMAIATGNTFVLKPSEQDPLVTMRLVELALAAGIPAGVLNVVHGGEEVVNAICDHPDIKAISFVGSSRVGTHVYNRASLAGKRVQCMMGAKNHAIVLPDANKEQALNQLTGAAFGAAGQRCMALSVAVLVGEARNWIPDLVAKAKSLRVGAGKDNPDLGPLISCAARERVTSLINQGVAEGAVLELDGRAVQVDGYPDGNFVGPTIFSGVTSDMAIYQQEIFGPVLCLQAVDTLDEAIAIINANPNGNGTAIFTQSGAAARRFQEDIDVGQVGINVPIPVPVPLFSFTGSRGSKLGDLGPYGKQVILFYTQTKTVTSRWFDDEASSGKVQTTITLR; encoded by the coding sequence ATGAACCAGGCTGTCCCCACCGTCAAGCTGTTGATCAACGGTGAATTTGTCGAATCGCACAGCCAGCAATGGCGCGACATCATCAACCCGGCCACCCAGCAAGTGCTGGCGCGGGTACCCATGGCCACGCCAGACGAGGTGAATGCCGCCGTTGCCAGCGCCAAAGCAGCCTTCAAGAGCTGGAGAAAAACCCCGATTGGTGCGCGAGCCCGGATTTTCCTCAAGTATCAGCAGCTGATCCGCGAACACATGCAAGAGCTGGCCGCCCTGCTCACCGCCGAACAGGGCAAGACCCTGGCCGATGCCGAGGGCGACATCTTCCGTGGTCTGGAAGTAGTGGAACACGCCGCCAGCATCGGCAATCTGCAATTGGGCGAATACGCCGAAAACGTGGCCGGTGGCGTGGATACCTACACTGTGCAGCAGGCACTGGGCGTGTGTGCTGGCATCACGCCTTTCAATTTCCCGGCGATGATTCCGCTGTGGATGTTTCCCATGGCGATTGCCACCGGTAATACCTTTGTGCTGAAGCCGTCCGAGCAAGACCCGCTGGTGACCATGCGGCTGGTGGAGCTGGCGCTGGCAGCCGGCATCCCGGCTGGCGTGCTGAACGTGGTACATGGCGGCGAAGAGGTGGTCAACGCCATCTGCGACCACCCGGACATCAAGGCCATTTCCTTTGTCGGCTCCAGCCGCGTCGGCACCCATGTTTACAACCGTGCCAGCCTGGCTGGCAAACGGGTGCAATGCATGATGGGGGCGAAGAACCACGCCATCGTGCTGCCGGATGCCAACAAGGAACAGGCGCTGAACCAGCTGACCGGCGCGGCGTTTGGCGCAGCCGGCCAGCGCTGCATGGCGCTGAGTGTGGCAGTGCTGGTGGGTGAAGCGCGCAACTGGATTCCCGATCTGGTGGCCAAGGCCAAGTCCCTGCGTGTGGGCGCAGGCAAGGACAACCCCGACCTGGGTCCGCTGATTTCCTGCGCCGCCCGCGAACGGGTGACTAGCCTGATCAATCAAGGCGTGGCCGAAGGTGCGGTGCTGGAGCTGGATGGCCGGGCAGTACAAGTGGATGGCTACCCGGATGGCAACTTTGTCGGCCCCACCATTTTCTCCGGCGTCACCAGCGACATGGCCATCTACCAGCAGGAAATCTTCGGCCCGGTACTGTGCCTGCAGGCGGTGGACACGTTGGACGAGGCCATTGCCATCATCAATGCCAACCCCAATGGCAACGGCACCGCCATTTTCACTCAGAGTGGCGCGGCCGCACGACGCTTCCAGGAAGACATCGACGTCGGCCAGGTAGGCATCAATGTGCCGATTCCGGTGCCGGTGCCGCTGTTCAGCTTTACCGGCTCGCGCGGCTCCAAGCTGGGTGATCTGGGGCCTTACGGCAAGCAGGTCATCCTGTTTTATACCCAGACCAAGACCGTCACCAGCCGCTGGTTCGACGACGAGGCCAGCAGTGGCAAGGTGCAGACCACCATTACGCTACGTTGA